The sequence TGAAAGGATGCCCatggattttgctttcagaaagaagaTCCTTGCTACCTGCAGCTGTTGTTTTCCAGCTGTAGCCCCAGCAATGCATCCTGTTGCTGTGATTAATTTACAGTTTCTCTAATGCCCAAACCTCTCTGCTGCAGTGGTGAGCACTACAAGGAGTGGGGCTTTACCTGGAAGGGGATGATGTGCCAGCCCAACTCCGTCGGCGTCGTTTCGGTAAGGAGAGACCTCACAGACCATAATATTCCCCCTGTAAGCCATACTCCTATATAGTACTTACAATTTTAAACAAGGAtcaaatcatggaatcattcaggttggaaaagatctccaagatcccCATCCTCAACCCCAACCCATCATTGCCACTAAATCACGTtcatcagtgccacatctccgtgATCCAcagcccctcagtgccacatctccgtgATCCAcagcccctcagtgccacatctNNNNNNNNNNNNNNNNNNNNNNNNNNNNNNNNNNNNNNNNNNNNNNNNNNNNNNNNNNNNNNNNNNNNNNNNNNNNNNNNNNNNNNNNNNNNNNNNNNNNGATGGGGATGAGATTGGGGATGGGattggggatgggatggggatgagattggggatgggattggggatgggatggggatgagattggggatgggattggggatgggatggaatggagATGGGATCAGGAGGCAGGTGGAGGGGCTCCAGGTCATTGGAAGGTGGTGGATGGAGCCCAGATGGCAGTTGGAGGATGGTAGGGTAAGGCTGTGAGGCAGTGGGGTAAGAGTGGAACAGGTCCAGGTGGGGCAGGATACCTCACTGGGCTGCTGGTGGGGTGTGGGGGTGGATGTGGGTGATGGTGACAGTGGGGGCTTGGGGCCAACAGGgagctgggggcactggggagAGCATCTGGGTGACACTGCATCCCCAACAGGGCTCACCAGGCTGCCAGGGTCACAAAGATGGGGATGAGGCAGTGCCCAACCCTGGGGGGCACAGGGGTCGTGGCACTGATCCTGACCCTCTGCACAGGTAGGACAGGGGTGTGGGAGGGGGATGTGGCAGGTgggctgagggatgtgggctgGGGGATACAAGCAGGAGTTGTGCACACAGGGCTGAGCACCTTGAAATTCTGTCAATTGCTCCATTCCTCCCAGTTTAAATAAAGAGATCTCTAAGTGGGGATTCTCCTATCTTACACTTCATTAGAAGTCGgtttcagcagagaaaagagatgCTGAACCCACCTCCTCCACACCTCTCACCGAAGAACCTGCAAATTTAAATATGACATTGCTACATTTATTGAGATCCCCTCAAAATCCTTCTCCTGCGTGGAACTGGGGGGAATGCTTCCCACCCTGGTCCCCAATGCAGAACCTCTTCCAGGCTTTAGTGGAGCATCGAGGGTCATCTACTCCGAAGTGATGGTGCCGAGGCAGCTGGAGCTGAGGCACGAGGCAGCCGTGCAGGTCAGGAGCTTTGGGGAGTGATGTTGGGGAGCATATTTCAGAGCTGGGATGCCTCCAGCTCCAAAAAGAGGGGCAGATCCAAACCGACCTCCAGATGGGGTTTCCTCAAGGGGAGATGGTTGGAATGAAGTGAGGCGAACACGCCGTGCTTTGGGTGTTTCAGGACGACGTGGCCTATTTAATCACGGCAGAGGGAAGCTACCACGTCGTCCATCTGACTCGAGCAAAGTAAGGCTCTGCCTCGGCTCCTCCCCTGCCACCTCCAAGTGGGTCCCCTATGGGGTCAGCctgaatttctgctttgcttcacaGAAATCTGGTAGCCAAGGACCTCCCGGTTTACACATACGGTGCCAGGGGAGAGCTGATCACCGAGTTCCCCTACATCCAGGTGCAGGAAAATTGAGGAACCCCAAAAATATCCCCCCCTCAAATTCATCAAAGACTCGACACTGTGATTTTCACGTCTCCCTTTATGGATGCATTTCTCAGCTGACCTGTACCTTGCAGGATGACTGCTTCTACGAGGGCTTCGTGGAAGGGTCGCCAGGCTCCATCGTGGCCCTCAGCACCTGCTATGGGATCAGGTAGGGCCGTGCACTGAGCAATGCATGGTGGATTTTTAAGATGTAAACATATCTGCAGAAGGATCCTGCTTAGCCACATCACGGCACCGGTGTGGAAATAAGCAGCCTGAAGATGGATCCCCCCTAGGAggtggacttgatgatccttatgtGCCCCTTCCAAGTCAGGCTATTCCacgattccatgattctctgAGCAATGTATAGCCTTCATTTGCAGTTTTTTAACCCTTCCCCAAAGCTTTGATTGCTCTTTCAAGGACATCTCATATCCCCCAAACGCTGGGCATGGCACTCTTTGTATCTTCTTACTGGATCCCTGCCTAcaggttcatagaatcatcgaatcacagaatcgttcaggttggagaagacctccaagatccccaacccatcaccaccaatGACCCCATCCCTcaaccccacatccccatggttctgaacgcccccagggatggtgaccccccGACTCCCTGGGCAGACGTATCAGTGCATCAGcactctttggagaagaaattatccctaatacccaacctgaccATCACCTCTCAccctattgctgttacctgcgAGCAGAGGCCGACCTCCCCCTggctacaacctcctttcagtgctagaaaggacatttttctcACTCCACCCTTCCCAAACATACAGAGTATGGACCGTCGGGGTTTCTGTTTGATGGCCCAAGCCCTCGGGACGGCCCACCCTTCCAGCACTTGGCGTCTTCTTCCCTTTACTAACCGATTCCAGAAGCCAAGCTTCTCACCTCTCTCTGTCTGAANNNNNNNNNNNNNNNNNNNNNNNNNNNNNNNNNNNNNNNNNNNNNNNNNNNNNNNNNNNNNNNNNNNNNNNNNNNNNNNNNNNNNNNNNNNNNNNNNNNNagggagggaaggagggagggataGATGGAGGGATAGAGGGATAGAGGGAGGGATAGAGGGAtagagggagggagagatggatagagggagggagagatggatggatggatggaaggcAAGGAAAGAGATCTGTCCCTATTCAAATGCCACGTGGACTGCTCAGAGAGGGCAGGGAGTCTGCATTTGTGGAGATATTCAACACCCAAAGGAACACGGCCCAGGTGACCTCAAGAAGTGCCTCCCAACCTCAACAACTCTGCAGTTTGGTTATTTGTCTGACAGCATTTCACACTGCTGACTTTGATACTGATGTGAGCCAGCTCCCATTGCTCCACACGCAGCGTTCTCATGGTAAAACCCTTCCAGCTGCTCCAGGCTCCCGGGTGAGATGAGCTTCCCCAGGGGTGCAGCTCAGCTACCAACAGCTGTTGGTGTGCTCAGGTCCCTGCAACACTCaaacctgcagcagctgttAGGCCTGATGGCGTGGATGTTTCCCATCATTGGTAGTTCAGTAAAATCTCCGGCCTGCAGGAGGGGTTGTTGACTCATAAGACATTTTTCCAGCtgagaaagagcagagctgagatAATCCCAGGATCACACAGAGTGGGCTACATCTGAAGCTGTTTGTAATTCAAACTCGAATTGTGATGGACAAGATGGTTTATATCCAGCAAGGAGTTCTTCCTTCATGCAATAGGCATTTTATTGCTTATTTCCCAAGAAGGATTTCAGAAGCACATTTTCAGGTGGCTGAAGCTAGGGGTTCAGCCCTAGGATGCTGGGCCCCACCTGTATTCTTCTTTGAGTTATTCTCCCTGGAGCAGAACGGCTTTGGGGACAACCTGCAGGGGCACAACCAGAACCTGAATGGTCAACGCAGAGCAAAAGGACGTTTGTCACTGGGAAGGGCTCAATTCAGGAATTGCCCTTCTGTGTGAATTTCCCCCTCAATTGCTACAGAGCCAATGGGAAGGTCTTCTCCTGCCCCGCGCCTGCATTTCCCAGCCCACATGGCTCCCAACAACACTTGGCCTCTGTCACTTTCCAACTCTTTAAGAGATGCAAAGGATTTTTCTGCAGTGCCCTCGACCAACATCTCCTTCCCATTGTATCTTTTAGTGCTGCAGACCTTACTTTTGCTGTAACAGTGATTTGTGCCTTGGGactcattttgaaagaaaaccagaaaggctgagagacttgAGGATTCCCTGCTGGTGTTGCTGGGAGGATCTAGATCTTATTATCCGTGCTCAAAAAAGATTTGCCACAGCTTAACTCGGTGAGAAATGCGAGCTTCCACGtgcagctctgaaaagaaagatgctGTGAGATGCAGAGGTGCTCCAAAAGAAAGATGCTGTGAGATGCAGAGGTGCTCCAAAAGAAAGATGCTGTGAGATGCAGAGGTGCTCCAAAAGAAAGATGCTGTGAGATGCAGAGGTGCTCATCCATGCAGACATGGCGTGCTGGCCAACGTACCTGGACGtccctgcacacacagcactgtcCTGGGCTCCTGTCCAATGAAGAAGCAGAGGCTGCTCTGTAGGGACAGCACCCGTGGGCTCAGAGATGctgcccagctcagccccacgcACCATCCTTCACTTGTCTTCAAAATGCTGGAGAGCAGAACTGGCGCCAGAGAGATGTCGGTTGGGATGCTCTGTGGTTGTGCCTTGCATTGGGTcgtgcagctgctggctgctcctgtGCACATCCCTGGCCATGCCCTGCATCCTCACTTGGGCCgtgaatcacagaactgtagacccattcaggttggaaaagacctcaaagaccCCCAAGTCCAACcgtcagcccatccccaccatgcccatttaaccacacagccacacagccactgaggttggagaagacctccaaggtccCCAGGCCCAACCCCAAGAGCAGCGTTTCCCTGTGCAGCCATAGAGGAACCCCAAACCCTGGCAGAATGGCCCGATGCCATTGAACCACAGATTCCACGCAGCAAGAAGTGCTGTGTGACTCCCATCTCTGGCGTAGGGTCAACCAGAATGGGGCCATCAGGAGGATCACTGCAAGTGGAAGGGAGCTCACATCCTTCCACAAAGATTTCCTGCAGGTTTTCACTTATCCCTGGGGATGACATTAAGAAGAAGGGAAGACCGCGTTCCGACTCCAAAGCCCCAGTGAGTTATTGTGGGTATTATTCTGTTAACGCaatcataatttttttcagcCTAATTAAGTGCTTCACCttgatttacttttttccctCGTGGAGTCCGGGATGGAAAAAATACGATTGTGATTTATGTCAACGGTCTCAGAAAGATGAGAATTTGATATACGGCGTCTGAACAACAACTTCAAATCAATGCTAATTTTAAGGACATTACCCGCGGGCGATTTTAATTCAATACAATACATTATAgggtttggttgttgttgttttttttatggcGCAGCTTGACCAAATTACATCCTCAAAGGTTGCcagtttggaggaaaaaaacaacaaaacaccaatAATAATGAGGAAGAGAAATGGACAAAAAGCAGATCAGGTGGGGGGAGAGGATGCAAATATCAATTGTATTTAAATCTCAGCGGGGCAGAACATCTATTTGTTTGTAATATTAAATGGATCTCCTCTATATGATTATGGAGATGGCTTTCTGGGTGAAAGGTAAAACGATCTGAAAATTAGGAGAGATTTAATAATGTTAGGAAATTGCAGGAGGCCAACCATCATTCAGCTCCTTGAGGTAAAGCACAGCGCGTTTCCAACAGAGCTTCATTCCTGTCCTCTTAAATTGGGATGAAGAAACGAAGAAAAGGCACAGAAACCAAATTAACCTTCACTGCTCCTCTCGTTAGTACCAGACTAATGAAAACAGGGGTggctgttggcttttttttttcccctctgagcagaattttggttttgatttgtcTGCTATTAGAGAATAGATAAATTCTAAAGGAATGTTGTGCCTGTGAAGGTGAAGGAGAAATTTGTGGCTGAAATGGGAGGCGATGGAAGCTCccaaaatgtttgattttgctGTAGAAATAAAGCATATCGAGCAGGGATTGGGCAAAGCAGTGCTTCCTATTCTGCATCCAATCTTCATGAGCCACCGAGGAGTATTTATACggagaggaaaagaagtccttccaactcagaaatCTTACAAGCCAGTGACGGAGGtgtgaaataaatggaaaactgTGGCACACACCTTCTTATCTTCCTTGGAAAATCCAAAATGCAGTGCAGGTTAATGTGAGTTATGTAAGCACAGAGCTACGCTGTGTAAAATAGCAACGTAAGGGCTGAAAGCTGACACGAATTGTGGGCAGATGAAGTGAAGTCAGTGATGGATTCTTGATCCTGCTTGGGTTTCTTCAATGTCTTTGAACTTCTTGAATCTCTAAAGCATTTCTTGCTGCAGCATGAGACACCGTGCTGACCTAGATCAGCCAAAAATAAAGGTTTGAAAATTGCTTTGTTTGCAAGAAACAACCTGGAAGTGGGGAGAAATTTGATGTTTTTATCTGAATTTCAGCAACAGCACCAGGAACCCAGTCCTGCTGCGGAGGAACGCGATGAACTACAAGGAGACAACCAGAGGTAACAAAGGCATGGGGAGCAGAGAGCAGGATGGCTTTTGGCAGCAAAGCTGGTAATATCCCAGCAAAAGAGAGCCCGATGCTTTCATGTTTTACAGCAAAGCCCTcgaaatgtttttttttccctgagaaaaATGGGCATTTCCATTGCACAGTTCATCTCCCACTGGACAAGGAGGTcctcatgggtcccttccaacttggcaTACCCTGTGATTCAATGAATGGGGCAGAGGAGTGGTGACCCCAACATATCCCTTTTTCCCCAAGGGACCCTGCAGATTCAAGCTCTGCATggagaggtgttcaaggccaggtcggatggggccctgggcagccatNNNNNNNNNNNNNNNNNNNNNNNNNNNNNNNNNNNNNNNNNNNNNNNNNNNNNNNNNNNNNNNNNNNNNNNNNNNNNNNNNNNNNNNNNNNNNNNNNNNNGAGCGGCAGGCGGGCTGTGCAGCGGGGCCGAGCCGGGCGGTGGCAGTGTGGGAGCAGGGAAGGATGGAGCTCCGGCAGCGCGGCGAGCAGTCAAAGAATCCCGGCGCTTGGGAGCCGGATAATCGGGTTTGTTATTCCAAAATCGGTTTGCTTTATAGGAAATCCCCCTCAGCTTCccaacacacagcagcagggccTGGGGACACCCACCACACCTGGAAGCTGGTTCAAAGCAAGGCAAGAGAAAGCTCCTGTCCTTGCCCTGCCCCACTCGTTGGTTTTTCTGCTCCTTTAtagttcttctttttttcagtgaaaaataaaacaaaaaacgaGACAGATCATCATTTCAGAAAGCGTCGATTTAAGGAAGTTGGATAGAAATGAATTATTTGCTGGCTCTCTGATCATCCAGCACgtgcaaaaaggaaaatatttccaacaAGTCCTAATTAGAATCAATGTACCCATCCCACTGCGCTGCCCATCGTGTGGGTTTGGGTGATAACAGGCCTTGGAAAAGCTCATTACCACGGTGCTGGGCTCAAACCCATGGCTGAGTTTGTCTCCATGCTCTGTTGAAGCTCAACCTCTCCCCATAGACCGCGTTGCCCAGAGCTTCCTAACATGGCAAAGCTGCAAAACTCCACTTGAAAAGGTTTAAGATCCTTAAGCCCTGAGGCTCTCTGGCACCCAGGCAACCTGAAATTTGGGCAACCCAAGCACTCGTGGCACCCCATTATGATGAAAAACCACAATGAAGCCCCAAAGAGCTGCAATCATCCAGAGACCAATTTGCACTGCCACCCTAGCGTAAGAGATGGAGTTTCCAAACAAACATCTTTAGAAGTGCAATTTGCCCTGGAGCTTTAGGGGGAGTGTTCTTAACAGAGAGCTCCCAGATGCACCTCACCCACTGAGATGCAACCAGAGATCCAAGTGGGGAATTGCTGCAGAAGTTGTACTTCAGGATGAGCAGAGCTGTTTCTTGTCTTGCTGGTGGagctggactcgatgatccttagGGGTCCCATCCAAATTGGGatagtctatgattctatgactgtgcTGAACATGGCAGTGGCTCATTGTTGCTGCTATTTGTGCTTGTGCCCACGGAGTGGGGTGGGGACCAAAGCAGGCAGTGGGTTCTCTAGCACCAGAAGAAGTGACCTCAAAACCCAAATTGCCAGAGATGAGCGTGCAAGGGGACAGGGAAGGATGATGGTGGGTGGgagtgacagcagtgctgttctgcagaTTGGTGGGTTTGGTaaatttgcaaaaaatattttagattgAGGGGTGTGAAGGTGGGAGTGGGTTGGAGAGGAACCACCGTACCAAGGAGACTCATTCAGGTCAGAGGAGATGTGATTTAGtgtcagactggatggggctctgagcactgatggagatgTGGGCATCCCTCTGCACTGCATGGAGTGGAACCAGGTGGCCTTGAAGGGTCGCTTCCAAGTCAAATGGCTCTGTGATTGGATGGAGGGACGGATGGAGGgaaggatggagggatggaAGGAGAGATgagtggagggagggatggatggagggagggatggagggatgaaGAAAGGGATGAAGGAAGGGAGGCAGGGTNNNNNNNNNNNNNNNNNNNNNNNNNNNNNNNNNNNNNNNNNNNNNNNNNNNNNNNNNNNNNNNNNNNNNNNNNNNNNNNNNNNNNNNNNNNNNNNNNNNNagggaagggaagggaagggaagggaagggaagggaaaaagcaaacattgGTTCCCCTGCATTGTGAATGCAGAGGCAGTGCTCGTGCCGTGGCTCACCCGACACTTGCGGCAGCATTCTCCTCTGTAGCAGGAAGCTCCTGGGGCGAGCATGCAGTTGGAGAAGCAGCATCCTTCCTTGAGGCATGCCTGGAAGTAAACCACGCCAGAAGACTGTGGCATTAGTTTCTTGTCAGGACGCCTTCTCCAGCATAAAGGATCATATAATCAAAGGAATTCGTGGGAAGGAGAAGCCTGctcttttctgctgctcttcaagCACTTGGCTTTCTGGAGTTCTCTGGCACAGGGAAGGACACCTCGTGTCAACACTTCTGATACAATTCCCATTTTTCTCTCGAGATGAACACTTCCATCTCATCTCTGCACACTGCACAGGGATGCTCTAAGAATAGGTGCTTTGGAAACCCCTCTGAGCAGACAGGAGAGCTCATTCTCCCTTTCTgtcatttttcccttcttttgtcctttccttctttccctttttcaacTCTTCCAGCTATAATTCACCTTAAAATCCCAAATTCTCCAAATCCTTGTTGATGTCAGAGCTGATGGACTCCGTTATCTTAgtggacttttccaaccttaatggttccatgattctgtgaccctGAACTTTGTCCCATAAACAAAGTTAACGAGTTGATTTGAAGGATACCTGGTGTATCCTTaaaaacatcttctctttaGCTCTCCTTACATAGCAATGGCTTTTTAACTTAAGGAGGGGATTCAGAAACAGTAATGGGTTATTACACAGGTACGCAAACCCAGAGGAAGATGGAATAATGGGGCTTTTGCAAAGACCACAGCTCCCAAATTGCTGGCAGAGAACAAGACTTTGGGTCACCTGGAGAGACCAGACATGTAATCTGTTGTTTTAGAGGGAAGGTAGGATGTTGTTAAGACTTTTTGTGGGACGTTTTGGGGGCATTCTGAAGGGGTGGCTTGGAGGAAAGACCAACGGTGGAGAGAAGTGAAGGTGGATTAGGGCAGAACAAGCGTGGGAGgtggaaaacagatggaaaGGAGCTGTAATGGAAGGAAGCTCGTGGTTGGCATGCTTGAACCCATGTCTGATGGAGAAGAGCTCCGGGAGCAGCCACCAGGGCTCTGGGGGCAGGAGTTGGCTTTTCCTGGAGTGGGCCCCTTAGCAGTGAGGTGCAGGGTGTTCTGCCTATGCCTACATCTAGTAGACGTGCAAACCACTCTATGGGGACACGTCAGGGTGAAGGCTGCATTTTGATTAAGTGGCACAACTGGCAGTTCCACGGTTCCTGTGTGAGTTTTTGCTGGCAAATTCAGCCTTGCTGAAGTGTTGCAACGGCACGGGTTGCAGCAGTGGAGATGCACCGAGGTGCTCTCAGAAGCACTTCTTCCATTGACTTTAGCATAAATACAatagaaaacagagaacagagacagaaaagctCTTATTTTGTAGGCAGGAAGATGGCGAGTGGTAATAATCTGCCTGTGCATAGAGCAGCTTGGATGCAAAGACGTGTCCTTTCTGCAGAGCCCCCCGGAAAGCCTGTCTGAAAACCCTCATTTTGGTGATCACTACAGCTTTACCA is a genomic window of Meleagris gallopavo isolate NT-WF06-2002-E0010 breed Aviagen turkey brand Nicholas breeding stock chromosome 1, Turkey_5.1, whole genome shotgun sequence containing:
- the LOC109365715 gene encoding disintegrin and metalloproteinase domain-containing protein 9-like, with protein sequence MGMRQCPTLGGTGVVALILTLCTGFSGASRVIYSEVMVPRQLELRHEAAVQDDVAYLITAEGSYHVVHLTRAKNLVAKDLPVYTYGARGELITEFPYIQDDCFYEGFVEGSPGSIVALSTCYGIR